TGCGGGTACGCGGGTGAATAAAGCCTAAGGTTTGGGCATGGAGTGCATGCCTTGGCATCAGCTCAAAGCAGTTATCCACAAATTGCTTGTATTTATTGAAAACGGTGCCTTTCAGGATGCGGTTGCCGCCATAAGTATCGTCGTTGAACAGGGAGTGCCCGATATGCTGCATGTGTACCCTGATCTGGTGGGTACGACCTGTTTCCAGGCGGCATTCGATGAGGGTCACATAGTTAAAGCGTTCCAGCACCTTGTAATGGGTGATGGCATCTTTACCATATTCCCCGTCAGGATAGGCATCCATAATCTTTCTAAAGCGTTGATGACGACCCACATGTGCTTCCACGGTGCCTTCATCTTCTTCAAAATCTCCCCATACCAGGGCAATGTATCTTCTTTGTACGGTGTGATCAAAGAATTGCTTGGCCAGGTCGTTCATGGCCTTTTCTGATTTGGCAATGACGAGGAGGCCACTTGTATTCTTGTCAATACGGTGTACCAGGCCAAAACGGGGAATCTCCGGTTCAATCACCTCGGTAGTTTGTCCACCCAGGTACCAGGCCAGCCCGTTTACCAGGGTACCGGTATAGTTACCACAACCCGGATGTACGACCATCCCTGGTTGCTTATTGATGATCATAATGTCTTCATCCTCAAATACGATGTTCAGGTCCAGTTGTTCCGGGATTACGTCGGTATTCTCAGGATTCTTAGTGGTCATTACCACGATCTTGTCGCCGGCTTTGACTTTATAGTTGGACTTTACCGGTTTATCATTGACGATCACCCAGCCTGATTCACAGGCTTGCTGAATCTTGTTTCGGGTAGCACCTTCTACCCGGTTCATCAGGAATTTGTCGATACGGAGAGGTTCTTGTCCCTTATCGGCAACAATATTGACACGCTCATACAGTTCTTCACTGCCTTCGCCGCTTTCCAGCTCATCATCCAGTTCAATCGGATCTTCGTGCATTTATTTCAAAAATTTATGCAAAGGTATGTCATTTTGGCCGCTTTTATGGGTGGTGGTCAGGTGAAAAGTATCGGGGCATTAGGGGTAACAGCTATATTTCCCGCAGATAAGCCGCAGATATCCCGCCTTCTTAAAGAGGCGGGTTAAAGGCGGCTTATAGGCGGGATATCTGCGGGTTATCTGCGGGATATCTCTCTTTTTTCGCCGAAGCTGAGATCGGTTTCAATTTGGATTACATCCCCAAACCAGCTCATTACCCAAAGGCAACATTTCAGTAACTTTGTACAGTTATGACCAACAGAACTATTCATATCCAGGACCTGGGGGTGATTGCGTACCAGCCGGCCTGGGATTACCAGGAACAATTGCTACAGGAGAACGTAAGGATCAAGCAGGCAAAGGGCAGGGGAGAGCTTCCTGCCGATAGTGCGGTAACAACGAACCATTTTCTCTTTTGTGAACATCCCCCCGTATACACCCTCGGTAAGAGCGGGCATATGGAAAACCTGCTGCTTAACGAAGCGCAGCTGGTAGACAAGGGTATTACCTTCGTGCCTACCAACCGGGGAGGCGACATCACCTACCATGGCCCGGGGCAGGTAGTAGGGTATCCGATCCTGGATCTTGAACACTTTTTCACCGATATAGGCAAATACCTTCGCTTACTGGAAGAGGTGGTGATCCGCACGCTGGCAGATTATGGCATCAAAGGGGATCGCTCCCCGGGAGAAACCGGGGTATGGCTGGATCCTGGAGATCCGAAAAAAGCCCGCAAGATCTGTGCAATGGGTGTACGCTGCAGCCGCTGGATCACCATGCATGGTTTTGCACTGAATGTGAATACTGACCTGAATTACTTTAGTAATATCATTCCCTGTGGTATAGTCGATAAGAAAGTGGCCGCGATGCAGGAAGAGCTGGGCAGGGAAATTCCCCTTGCAGAAGTGAAGGAGAAACTATTGAAGCATTTTGCTGAAGTCTTTGACGCGGTGATCGCATAAAACATTCCTGA
This window of the Chitinophaga sancti genome carries:
- a CDS encoding RluA family pseudouridine synthase — encoded protein: MHEDPIELDDELESGEGSEELYERVNIVADKGQEPLRIDKFLMNRVEGATRNKIQQACESGWVIVNDKPVKSNYKVKAGDKIVVMTTKNPENTDVIPEQLDLNIVFEDEDIMIINKQPGMVVHPGCGNYTGTLVNGLAWYLGGQTTEVIEPEIPRFGLVHRIDKNTSGLLVIAKSEKAMNDLAKQFFDHTVQRRYIALVWGDFEEDEGTVEAHVGRHQRFRKIMDAYPDGEYGKDAITHYKVLERFNYVTLIECRLETGRTHQIRVHMQHIGHSLFNDDTYGGNRILKGTVFNKYKQFVDNCFELMPRHALHAQTLGFIHPRTRKPVHFESPMPEDFKAVLEKWRRYISARPLED
- the lipB gene encoding lipoyl(octanoyl) transferase LipB; translation: MTNRTIHIQDLGVIAYQPAWDYQEQLLQENVRIKQAKGRGELPADSAVTTNHFLFCEHPPVYTLGKSGHMENLLLNEAQLVDKGITFVPTNRGGDITYHGPGQVVGYPILDLEHFFTDIGKYLRLLEEVVIRTLADYGIKGDRSPGETGVWLDPGDPKKARKICAMGVRCSRWITMHGFALNVNTDLNYFSNIIPCGIVDKKVAAMQEELGREIPLAEVKEKLLKHFAEVFDAVIA